The Magnetococcales bacterium DNA segment GTAGATTTTTGATTTCATGGTCAAATCAATTTCGAAAAAAATCCAGTTCGGGCGTTGAGTGGAAACCTCGGGGATGGACTACATTGTTGCCAATGCTCCCGAATAACGCAATGCAGTCATGGCCAGGGATTTGCGGAGGGGGGCATCTTCCAGGGATTGCATGGGGATATTGACAGCGAAGGCCACGATTGTCCCCTGGGTTTCCAACCAGCCGACATACCAGCCGATCATCGGTTTGGCTGCCGCGGCCCAGCCGGTTTTGCCAAAAAGATGGGCATCCCCGAGCTGTTCCTGGGGGATGAGACGGCGCACGCTCTCCAGGGATTGTTTTGCAAAAGGGAGCTGGTTCTGGGCCAGACGGGCCATGAACTGGGCCTGTTCCAGGGGGGAGATGGCCAGGGGACCTTCCAACCAAAATTGATCGACCTTTTCACCAATTTCATGGTTGCCATAGCCGATTCTGGTGACCCATTCTGCCAGGCGTTGCAGACCGATGCGGCGGGCAATCTGTTGAAAAACCGGTACGGACGAGACCGCCATGGCCTCTTTGAGGGTCAGATCTTTTTCCCAGGTTTTGAGGGGGAGGGGGGTTCCATCCCAGGGGAAGAGTTCATTCTCCTGCACCACACCGGTTTCCAGGGCAATGAGTGCATGGGGTACCTTGAAAGTCGAGGCTGGCAAAAAACGTTCCTGGCTGCGGGTTGTATCAGAGACCCGGACCCGATTGGTATCGGTCTCCAGCAGAACAATACTTCCTGCCACCCCTGCCTGTTGCAGGATGTGGGTCAACCCGGAGTCCAGTTCTGTTTCTGCCTGGCAGGAAAGGGCGGTGAAAAACAACCCGATCATCAAGCCGAACAGGCAGTTTTTCATGATGAAAGACTGGGAAGGAGGTCCAGGAGGAAGGGCTGCGCCCTTCCTCCTGGCGGGGTTTGGGGCAGCGCCCCAATAAAAATTTCTTGGCAATTTTTTTTTCCAAAACTGCATATTCATAAAGTGGACGCGGTTTGGACAACCTCCAAGAAAAAATCCCGGGGAGTTTTCAACCTCCCCAGGATGTTTACAATAGCATACTACCGGAACTGAAAGAATTTTTCAGGTTCCTTCTTCGAGTTCCTTCATGGTCAGTTTGACGCGGCCCTGGCGGTCAACGTCGAGGACCTTGACCTGCACCGTATCCCCTTCTTTGACCACATCGGTCACCTTCTGTACGCGCCGATTGGCCAGTTGGGAGATATGGACGAGTCCATCCTTGTTGGGCAGAATGTTGACGAAGGCACCGAAATCGGTGATGCGCACCACCTTGCCGGTATAGACCTGACCTTTGACCACGTCCGCGACAATGCGCCGAATGATGTTTTCGGCATTCTGGGCGCTTTCGCCGTCGGAGGAGGCGATGCTGATGGTACCGTCATCCTGGATGTCGATCTGGCAACCGGTCTCTTCGGTGATGCCCCGGATTACCTTGCCGCCGGAACCGATGACATCGCGGATTTTGTCGGGATCGATCTTGATGGTGAAGATGCGCGGGGCATGGATGGAGAGTTCACTGCGGGGCGTGGAGAGGGCCTTGGCCATTTCACCCAGGATGTGAATCCGTCCCTGCCGGGCCTGTTGCAGGGCCACGGCCATGATTTCCCGGTTGATGCCGGTGATCTTGATGTCCATCTGCAAGGCGGTGATGCCGCGTTCATTGCCGGCCACCTTGAAATCCATGTCACCCAGATGATCTTCATCCCCCATGATGTCGGAGAGAATCGCAAAACGATCCTTTTCCTTGACCAGACCCATGGCAATGCCGGCCACGGATTCCTTGATGGGAATGCCGGCATCGAGCATGGACAACACCGAACCGCACACCGTGGCCATGGATGAGGAACCATTGGATTCGGTGATTTCGGAGATGACACGCATGGTGTAGGGAAACTCTTCGGAGGTGGGCAGGATGGCTGCCAGGGCACGGGTGGCCAGCTTGCCATGGCCGATTTCGCGCCGGCCAGGTGCCCCCAGTCGCCCGGTTTCACCCACACTGTAGGGCGGGAACGTATAGTTCAGATAGAAACTGTCCCGGGCCTCGCCATCGAGGCTTTCGACGATTTGTTCATCGCGACCGGTACCCAGGGTCACGACAGCGACGGCCTGGGTTTCACCCCGGGTGAACAGGGCCGAGCCATGGACCCGGGGCAGGATTCCCACTTCACACAGGATGGGCCGAATGTCGGTCAGACTCCGGCCATCGATGCGCTGACCGGTGGTCAGGATTTGTTCCCGCACCACCTCGGACTCCAGGTGCTTGA contains these protein-coding regions:
- the blaOXA gene encoding class D beta-lactamase, producing MKNCLFGLMIGLFFTALSCQAETELDSGLTHILQQAGVAGSIVLLETDTNRVRVSDTTRSQERFLPASTFKVPHALIALETGVVQENELFPWDGTPLPLKTWEKDLTLKEAMAVSSVPVFQQIARRIGLQRLAEWVTRIGYGNHEIGEKVDQFWLEGPLAISPLEQAQFMARLAQNQLPFAKQSLESVRRLIPQEQLGDAHLFGKTGWAAAAKPMIGWYVGWLETQGTIVAFAVNIPMQSLEDAPLRKSLAMTALRYSGALATM
- the pnp gene encoding polyribonucleotide nucleotidyltransferase — its product is MFDIHRKSLPFGPETLTLETGRIARQADGAVLVTYGETVVLVTATAEKSERPGMDYFPLGVHYQEKHWAAGRIPGGFIKRETRPSEREILTSRLIDRPLRPLFPKGYRNDTQVVATVMSYDGINSPDIPAMAGASAALAISGIPFDGPIGGARVAFIHDAFVLNPTREQMLESRLDLVVAGSADAVTMVESEVKFLTEEQMLDAVMFGFAGFQPVIAAIRELAAACGKPRWPVKEVQEDASLMAQIREHFLPDLRTAYGVREKLKRQEAVGQVRDQAVTRFAATPVADGQGGDRSNEIKDLFKHLESEVVREQILTTGQRIDGRSLTDIRPILCEVGILPRVHGSALFTRGETQAVAVVTLGTGRDEQIVESLDGEARDSFYLNYTFPPYSVGETGRLGAPGRREIGHGKLATRALAAILPTSEEFPYTMRVISEITESNGSSSMATVCGSVLSMLDAGIPIKESVAGIAMGLVKEKDRFAILSDIMGDEDHLGDMDFKVAGNERGITALQMDIKITGINREIMAVALQQARQGRIHILGEMAKALSTPRSELSIHAPRIFTIKIDPDKIRDVIGSGGKVIRGITEETGCQIDIQDDGTISIASSDGESAQNAENIIRRIVADVVKGQVYTGKVVRITDFGAFVNILPNKDGLVHISQLANRRVQKVTDVVKEGDTVQVKVLDVDRQGRVKLTMKELEEGT